A region of Plutella xylostella chromosome 29, ilPluXylo3.1, whole genome shotgun sequence DNA encodes the following proteins:
- the LOC105386422 gene encoding uncharacterized protein LOC105386422 yields the protein MTAARALLLLLIQAAIAQDYDVTDIQCTFATTGSGIRDSVTALLRKPEGFRGSPLFADDRATDPASDPACQIRPEPDDPTGLLYRLKITDFMKCGVLKRNGFVHVRVWFPQFPGVVMQSDQELIIMCKPPEPTIIENKAAGFAGSFPHGARVSGVVEETPGRLEYEVALYKEAPPVSRHSNHSSIDMPVDQAVPIGTKLQLRARINPESAWRHIKLLEVAVSPDPDRPHAAGAVLLVKDGCRNRDFASIIPHQPARYRERHNEVFLDFEAFLLASMKERSTLWIHSQIKACMDAADCQPDYCPDLFEPSGHGRKRRSLPDASHTHNITSAALVADDNTTQYTRFKENLEYTVVMPGELFHRGTPLDATCATSMMIAAALGALLFMSALLMCYLATRLNSTLLKNNSLHQPPSGKSFEQILRELAHHSIPDTGYTGRPTVQ from the exons CAATGCACGTTCGCGACGACGGGCAGCGGCATCAGAGACTCGGTGACAGCTCTGCTGAGGAAACCCGAGGGGTTCCGGGGGTCGCCGCTGTTCGCCGACGACCGCGCCACCGACCCCGCCAGCGACCCCGCCTGCCAGATACGACCCGAGCCAGATGATCCTACCGGGTTGCTGTATAGGCTGAAGATCACTGATTTTATGAAGTGCGGGGTTTTGAAGAGGAAT GGTTTCGTCCACGTGCGCGTGTGGTTCCCGCAGTTCCCGGGCGTGGTGATGCAGTCGGACCAGGAGCTCATCATCATGTGCAAGCCGCCCGAGCCCACCATCATCGAGAACAAGGCCGCCGGCTTCGCGGGCAGCTT TCCGCACGGCGCACGTGTCTCCGGCGTGGTGGAGGAGACTCCGGGCCGGCTGGAGTACGAGGTGGCTCTGTACAAGGAGGCGCCGCCCGTGTCCCGGCACTCCAACCACTCGTCGATTGATATGCCGGTGGATCAG GCGGTGCCAATAGGCACAAAGCTGcagctgcgcgcgcgcatcaACCCGGAGTCGGCGTGGCGCCACATCAAGCTGCTGGAGGTGGCCGTGTCGCCCGACCCGGACCGCCCGCACGCCGCCGGCGCCGTGCTGCTCGTTAAAGACGG CTGCCGCAACCGCGACTTCGCGTCCATCATCCCGCACCAGCCGGCGCGGTACCGCGAGCGCCACAACGAGGTGTTCCTCGACTTCGAGGCCTTCCTGCTGGCCTCCATGAAGGAGCGGTCCACGCTGTGGATCCACTCGCAGATCAAGGCGTGCATGGACGCCGCCGACTGCCAGCCGGATTATTGTCCGGATCTGTTTGAGCCTTCTG GCCACGGGCGCAAACGGCGCTCTCTACCCGACGCGTCACACACCCACAACATCACCAGCGCCGCCCTGGTGGCGGACGACAACACCACGCAGTACACGCGGTTCAAGGAGAACCTGGAGTACACTGTGGTGATGCCCGGCGAGCTGTTCCACAGGGGAACCCCGCTCGACGCGACTTGCGCGACCTCTATGATGATAGCTGCGGCGCTTGGAGCGTTGTTGTTTATGTCGGCTTTGCTG ATGTGCTACCTGGCGACGCGTCTGAACTCAACCCTGCTGAAGAACAACAGCCTCCACCAGCCGCCTTCAGGGAAGAGCTTCGAGCAAATACTCCGAGAGCTAGCCCACCACTCCATCCCCGACACCGGCTACACTggtcgacccactgtgcagtGA
- the LOC105386421 gene encoding aprataxin, whose translation MSKKRSSEASETSKAKQSRHWSMGLLESMKNPELVVKETEKLVAIKDKYPKAKIHYLILPHENISGISKLNKSHIELLEEFKRLYMEFTVMHKEAGLRAGFHAVPSMQRLHMHVISTDMISPSLKTKIHWNSFTTDFFIPVDDIIKELKENGMLKPISKELHKSLMGTPLKCNQCSFEPKNMPNLKEHLLTHK comes from the exons atgAGTAAAAAGAGGAGTTCAGAAGCATCGGAAACAAGTAAAGCCAAACAGTCAAGACATTGGTCCATGGGATTATTAGAAAGTATGAAAAATCCAGAACTTGTCGTTAAAGAAACTGAGAAACTAGTAGCTATAAAGGATAAATACCCGAAAGCCAAAATACACTATCTAATCCTTCCACACGAAAACATAAGTGGTAtttcaaagttaaataaatctcATATAGAACTGCTAGAAGAATTTAAGAGGTTATACATGGAATTCACGGTAATGCATAAAGAAGCTGGTTTAAGGGCTGGTTTCCATGCGGTTCCCTCAATGCAGAGGCTGCACATGCATGTTATTAGTACCGACATGATATCTCCGAGTCTCAAAACTAAGATCCATTGGAACAGTTTTACCACTGACTTCTTTATTCCTGTTGATG ATATTATTAAGGAACTAAAAGAAAATGGGATGCTGAAACCAATCTCAAAGGAATTACACAAAAGCCTCATGGGGACACCCTTAAAATGCAATCAATGTAGTTTTGAACCTAAAAATATGCCTAATCTCAAAGAGCATTTACTaactcataaataa
- the LOC105386450 gene encoding transcription factor SOX-9, which produces MSWDRERNRPCDKIEINEAVGKLLQTFNYDTIVPQPTKGGGCMRRAHVKRPMNAFMVFAQAMRRRLSEQRPSLHNAELSKTLGSMWKNLSEEEKLPFIKEADKLRTQHKREYPDYKYQPRRRKPPPTTARLKREPSPDRSQIDFSRIEVDSALLADGPPDGAELDQYLKPPMPDYHELQPRFAPHPHHPPPLYAPLPSHLHPPCEWQHYSGHP; this is translated from the exons ATGAGTTGGGACAGGGAGCGCAACCGACCGTGCgataaaatagaaataaatgaaGCCGTGGGGAAGCTGCTGCAGACTTTCAACTATGACACCATCGTGCCGCAGCCTACGAA GGGCGGCGGCTGCATGCGTCGCGCGCACGTGAAGCGTCCAATGAACGCGTTCATGGTGTTCGCGCAGGCCATGCGCCGGCGCCTGTCGGAGCAGCGGCCCTCGCTGCACAACGCCGAACTCAGCAAGACCCTCGGCTCCATGTGGAA AAACCTGAGCGAAGAGGAGAAGCTGCCATTCATCAAAGAAGCCGACAAACTGCGCACTCAGCACAAGCGAGAGTACCCCGACTACAAGTACCAACCGCGACGTCGCAAGCCGCCCCCAACCACTGCACGCCTAAAGCGGGAACCCTCACCAGACCGCTCCCAGATAGACTTCTCTAGAATAGAAGTCGACAGCGCGTTGCTAGCCGACGGGCCGCCGGATGGAGCGGAATTAGACCAGTATTTGAAGCCGCCCATGCCGGACTATCACGAGCTGCAGCCGCGGTTCGCGCCCCATCCGCACCACCCGCCCCCGCTGTACGCGCCCCTCCCCTCGCATCTACACCCACCCTGTGAATGGCAGCATTACTCTGGGCACCCTTAG